The proteins below are encoded in one region of Haladaptatus sp. R4:
- the thrS gene encoding threonine--tRNA ligase: protein MSDIVVTLPDGAELQMEDGSTVEDVAYEIGPGLGKDTVAGVVDGELVDKATPLSADCRLVIVTDQSDEYLSVLRHSAAHVFAQALKRLHPEAKLTIGPWTDEGFYYDIANVELDSDDLAAIEDEAHDIIAEDLDIERTEKSREEAFDFYEDNEYKQDILDTEAADDDSISFYEQGEFTDLCKGPHVSSTGEIGGFKLLETSAAYWRGDEENDTLTRVYGTAFPSEKDLEQYLTRVEEAEERDHRKLGKELDLFSIDETTGPGLPLYHPNGKTILRELSDYAGELNRGAGYDEVETPHLFRTELWKKSGHYDNYVDDMFLLDVNDEEYGLKPMNCPGHATIFDQHSWSYRDLPIRYFENGKVYRKEQRGELSGLSRVWSFTIDDGHLFVRPDQIEREIRQVMDLIFEVIETFDLDVEVALATRPEKSVGSDELWEHAEEQLRSVLESSGMDYDIEAGDGAFYGPKIDFGFEDALGRVWDGPTVQLDFNMPERFDLSYVTEDNEEERPVMIHRALYGSYERFFMVLIEHFDGKFPLWLSPEQVRVLPVSDDNLGYAHRVANQLGDFRVEVEDRSWTVGRKIQQAHDDRVPYMIVVGGDEEEAGTISVRDRLEREEKDVSLEEFREHLEEERDEKSTDLAFLD from the coding sequence ATGAGCGATATCGTTGTCACGCTCCCGGACGGTGCCGAACTCCAGATGGAGGACGGTTCGACCGTGGAGGACGTGGCGTACGAAATCGGCCCCGGACTGGGCAAGGACACGGTGGCAGGTGTCGTGGACGGCGAACTCGTGGACAAAGCGACGCCGCTGTCGGCGGACTGCCGACTCGTCATCGTCACCGACCAGAGCGACGAGTACCTGAGCGTCCTCCGTCACTCCGCCGCCCACGTCTTCGCACAGGCGCTGAAACGACTTCACCCGGAAGCGAAACTCACCATCGGCCCGTGGACCGACGAGGGCTTCTACTACGACATCGCGAACGTGGAACTCGACAGCGACGACCTCGCCGCAATCGAGGACGAGGCCCACGACATCATCGCCGAGGACCTCGACATCGAGCGCACCGAGAAGTCCCGCGAGGAAGCGTTCGACTTCTACGAGGACAACGAGTACAAACAGGACATCCTCGACACCGAGGCGGCCGACGACGACTCGATATCCTTCTACGAACAGGGCGAGTTCACCGACCTCTGTAAGGGTCCGCACGTCTCCTCGACGGGCGAAATCGGCGGCTTCAAACTCCTCGAAACCTCCGCGGCTTACTGGCGCGGCGACGAGGAGAACGACACGCTGACCCGCGTCTACGGCACGGCGTTCCCCTCCGAGAAGGACCTCGAACAGTACCTCACGAGAGTCGAGGAAGCCGAGGAGCGCGACCACCGCAAACTCGGCAAGGAACTCGACCTGTTCTCCATCGACGAGACGACCGGCCCCGGCCTCCCGTTGTATCACCCCAACGGGAAGACCATCCTGCGCGAACTGTCGGACTACGCGGGCGAACTCAACCGCGGCGCGGGCTACGACGAGGTCGAGACGCCCCACCTGTTCCGCACTGAACTGTGGAAGAAGTCGGGCCACTACGACAACTACGTGGACGACATGTTCCTCCTCGACGTGAACGACGAGGAGTACGGCCTGAAGCCGATGAACTGCCCCGGCCACGCGACCATCTTCGACCAACACAGTTGGAGTTACCGCGACCTGCCGATCCGCTACTTCGAGAACGGCAAGGTCTATCGGAAGGAACAGCGCGGGGAACTCTCCGGCCTCTCCCGCGTCTGGTCGTTCACCATCGACGACGGCCACCTGTTCGTGCGCCCTGACCAGATCGAACGCGAGATTCGCCAAGTGATGGACCTCATCTTCGAGGTCATCGAGACGTTCGACTTGGACGTGGAAGTCGCGCTCGCCACCCGCCCAGAGAAGTCCGTCGGCAGCGACGAACTCTGGGAGCACGCCGAGGAGCAACTCCGCTCCGTCCTCGAATCCAGCGGCATGGACTACGACATCGAAGCGGGCGACGGCGCGTTCTACGGCCCGAAGATCGACTTCGGCTTCGAGGACGCTCTTGGTAGGGTTTGGGACGGCCCAACGGTCCAACTCGACTTCAACATGCCCGAGCGCTTCGACCTGAGCTACGTCACCGAGGACAACGAGGAGGAGCGCCCGGTCATGATCCACCGCGCGCTGTACGGTAGCTACGAGCGCTTCTTCATGGTGCTCATCGAGCACTTCGACGGCAAGTTCCCGCTCTGGCTCTCGCCGGAACAGGTCCGCGTGCTCCCCGTCAGCGACGACAACCTCGGCTACGCCCACCGCGTCGCCAACCAACTCGGTGACTTCCGTGTGGAAGTCGAGGACCGCTCGTGGACCGTCGGCCGAAAGATCCAGCAGGCCCACGACGACCGCGTCCCGTACATGATCGTCGTCGGCGGCGACGAGGAGGAAGCAGGCACGATTTCGGTTCGTGACCGTCTGGAACGCGAGGAAAAGGACGTTTCGTTGGAGGAGTTCCGCGAGCATCTGGAAGAAGAACGCGACGAGAAGAGTACGGACCTCGCGTTCTTGGACTGA
- a CDS encoding amphi-Trp domain-containing protein, with translation MPEEVLFKSESDQSREEIATYLRRVAEKLEQGDAITLKSGSESVTMEPPTRPTFEVKAEREGPTDGPGELSIEFELEWDENSGEGDSGSGQLEIE, from the coding sequence ATGCCCGAAGAAGTTCTGTTCAAATCGGAGAGCGATCAGAGTCGAGAAGAAATCGCAACGTACCTTCGCCGTGTAGCCGAGAAGTTGGAACAAGGCGACGCGATTACGCTCAAATCGGGGTCCGAGTCCGTGACGATGGAGCCACCAACTCGTCCGACGTTCGAGGTCAAAGCCGAACGTGAGGGACCGACGGACGGACCCGGTGAATTGAGTATCGAGTTCGAACTCGAATGGGACGAGAACAGCGGAGAGGGAGATAGTGGGAGTGGCCAGCTAGAAATCGAGTGA
- a CDS encoding PspA/IM30 family protein codes for MGVLSRMSYVVRSKVNAVLNRAEDPTETLDYSYEQMRDELQDVKQGIADLTTQKKRLEIQKRRLEENVEKHNDQARQAVKQDREDLARQALEKKKQKMNQIEDLESQIAQLQNTQDNLVEKKNELQNRIEEFRTKKESMKARYEAAEANSRVSEAMTGVGDEMQDVGMAIERAEEKTEDMEARAEAMDELQDTGAFEDALSDKSSLDRELEEMRTSGEVDSELETLKADMGIEDEPEEEPASTSSDGDEIDLSDIEAEVAAEESESESESDAESETEQNNS; via the coding sequence ATGGGAGTACTCTCACGCATGTCGTACGTCGTCCGCTCGAAGGTAAACGCCGTCCTCAACAGGGCAGAAGACCCGACCGAGACGCTCGATTACTCCTACGAGCAGATGCGCGATGAACTACAGGACGTCAAACAGGGCATCGCGGACCTCACGACGCAGAAAAAGCGCCTCGAAATCCAGAAGCGCCGCCTCGAAGAGAACGTCGAGAAGCACAACGATCAGGCGCGCCAAGCGGTCAAGCAGGACCGCGAGGATTTGGCCCGACAGGCCCTCGAAAAGAAAAAGCAGAAGATGAACCAGATCGAGGACCTGGAGAGTCAGATCGCGCAACTCCAGAACACGCAGGACAACCTCGTGGAGAAGAAGAACGAACTCCAGAACCGCATCGAGGAGTTCCGTACGAAGAAGGAGAGCATGAAAGCCCGCTACGAGGCCGCGGAAGCCAACAGCCGTGTCTCCGAGGCGATGACCGGCGTCGGCGACGAGATGCAAGACGTCGGGATGGCCATCGAGCGTGCCGAGGAGAAGACGGAGGACATGGAAGCCCGTGCGGAAGCGATGGACGAACTGCAGGACACCGGCGCGTTCGAGGATGCGCTTTCGGATAAAAGCAGCCTCGACCGCGAACTCGAAGAGATGCGCACGAGCGGCGAAGTCGATTCCGAACTGGAGACGCTGAAAGCCGACATGGGAATCGAGGACGAACCCGAAGAAGAACCGGCATCCACGTCCTCCGATGGCGACGAAATCGACCTCTCGGATATCGAAGCGGAAGTCGCCGCGGAAGAATCGGAATCGGAATCGGAATCGGACGCCGAGAGCGAGACCGAACAAAACAATTCGTAA
- a CDS encoding alpha/beta hydrolase yields MTSNKVVVPGVRDVRGSLDVPDGETDGVIVACPPHPQFDGNRNDNRLVALSEYLTDHGVACLRFDYGDWDEGYGEREDARNAMRFARERYDSVGIFGFSFGGAIATLAGVDENADVIALLAPASRLTDDLDAAAALDDVEVPLKVLYGTRDDLADWEPLVERADELGFETEEFPADHFFIGQEQKVANRLGEFLVARLESPA; encoded by the coding sequence GTGACTTCGAACAAAGTCGTCGTCCCCGGCGTCCGGGACGTACGGGGGTCGTTGGACGTGCCTGATGGGGAGACGGACGGGGTAATAGTCGCCTGTCCACCCCATCCGCAGTTCGACGGCAACCGAAACGACAACCGACTCGTCGCACTGTCGGAGTACCTCACGGACCACGGTGTCGCCTGTCTGCGCTTCGATTACGGCGATTGGGACGAAGGCTACGGCGAGCGCGAGGACGCCCGCAACGCCATGCGCTTTGCGCGCGAACGCTACGACTCGGTCGGAATCTTCGGCTTCAGTTTCGGCGGCGCGATAGCCACCCTCGCGGGCGTGGACGAGAACGCGGATGTCATCGCACTTCTCGCACCCGCCTCCCGACTCACCGACGATTTGGACGCCGCGGCCGCGCTGGACGACGTCGAAGTCCCGCTGAAAGTCCTCTACGGCACGCGGGACGATTTGGCGGACTGGGAACCGCTCGTCGAGCGCGCGGACGAACTCGGCTTCGAGACCGAGGAGTTCCCCGCCGACCACTTCTTCATCGGACAGGAACAGAAGGTAGCGAATCGACTCGGAGAATTTCTCGTTGCGCGACTCGAAAGCCCCGCGTAG
- a CDS encoding MBL fold metallo-hydrolase has translation MVTQLSDDVWWLDLGGVNCYLADDDGDLTLVDAGTPFDSGDIMREVRDAGYSINDVDRVLITHYDFDHVGALARLPLQAPIYVGEADAPLVTGADAPDWHNHKGAVQRVAGALLSRPDTEVHPVADGDEIGSFTAYATPGHSPGHLAYVSESLSTAFLGDLVFEDHGKLTASAWAMSYDTEAVHDSILSLQSRAPDFEIAAMGHGVPFYRDGSDRLTELAESL, from the coding sequence ATGGTGACACAACTCTCGGACGACGTGTGGTGGCTCGACCTCGGCGGCGTCAACTGCTATCTCGCAGACGACGACGGCGATCTGACCCTCGTCGACGCCGGGACGCCCTTCGACAGCGGCGACATCATGCGCGAGGTGCGGGACGCGGGCTACTCCATCAACGACGTCGACCGCGTTCTCATCACGCACTACGATTTCGATCACGTCGGGGCGCTCGCCCGCCTGCCGCTCCAAGCGCCGATATACGTCGGCGAAGCGGACGCTCCGCTCGTCACCGGTGCGGACGCGCCCGACTGGCACAACCACAAGGGAGCGGTCCAACGCGTGGCAGGCGCGCTCCTTTCCCGACCCGACACCGAAGTCCATCCCGTAGCGGACGGCGACGAAATCGGGAGTTTCACGGCCTACGCCACGCCGGGGCACTCGCCCGGGCACCTCGCCTACGTCAGCGAATCGCTGAGCACCGCCTTCCTCGGGGACCTCGTTTTCGAGGATCACGGAAAACTGACCGCCTCCGCGTGGGCGATGAGCTACGACACCGAAGCGGTACACGACAGCATCCTTTCCCTCCAGTCCCGCGCACCTGACTTCGAAATCGCCGCGATGGGCCACGGTGTGCCGTTCTACCGCGACGGGAGCGACCGACTGACCGAACTCGCCGAATCGCTGTAA
- a CDS encoding cupin domain-containing protein: MRDRYPDLDPDDGEVLTEELVVTDDVLVKTFALGPGAELSPHEHGDSTNVFHVLSGEVTVIQDGEEETVSAPGVILHERGVSHGARNDSDERAILTASLCPLP; encoded by the coding sequence GTGCGCGACCGCTATCCCGACCTCGACCCGGACGATGGAGAGGTACTAACCGAGGAACTGGTCGTCACCGACGACGTGCTCGTGAAGACCTTCGCGCTCGGCCCCGGCGCGGAACTCAGCCCGCACGAACACGGCGACAGCACGAACGTCTTCCACGTCCTCTCCGGCGAGGTGACCGTGATTCAGGACGGCGAGGAGGAGACGGTGTCGGCACCCGGAGTGATTCTGCACGAGCGCGGTGTGAGCCACGGCGCGCGAAACGATTCGGACGAGCGTGCGATTCTGACGGCCAGCCTCTGTCCGCTTCCGTGA
- the pdhA gene encoding pyruvate dehydrogenase (acetyl-transferring) E1 component subunit alpha, translating to MNRIIGERELDETPFSAEEARETYRQMVLARRFDERAIALQRRGWMSSWPPYRGQEASQVGAALAMADDDWLFPTYRSNGLQVARGVPISDILLFRRGRPEFNSGHDIPTFPQAVPIATQIPHAAGAGMAMNYRGDENAALCYFGDGATSEGDFHEGLNFAGVFDAPVVFFCENNNWAISLPRHKQTASESIAVKAQAYGFDGVQVDGNDPLAVRQTVTEALESARHGEPVLVESLTYRQGAHTTSDDPSKYEDVEKELPAWRKMDPLERYESWLTEQDLITDEFVEEVHDEADEQLAEAVEEAEAVEDVDPHDVFDRVYADLPPRLREQRGWLDSFLEDHDVYELEH from the coding sequence ATGAACCGAATCATCGGGGAGCGCGAGTTGGATGAAACCCCGTTCTCCGCGGAAGAGGCGCGAGAAACCTACCGGCAGATGGTTCTCGCCCGGCGATTCGACGAGCGCGCGATCGCGCTCCAACGACGCGGCTGGATGAGCAGTTGGCCGCCGTACCGCGGACAGGAAGCCTCGCAAGTCGGTGCCGCGCTGGCGATGGCCGACGACGATTGGCTCTTCCCGACCTACCGCTCGAATGGACTGCAGGTCGCGCGCGGCGTCCCGATCAGCGACATCCTGCTGTTCCGCCGTGGCCGACCGGAGTTCAACTCCGGCCACGACATCCCGACGTTCCCGCAGGCGGTTCCTATCGCAACACAAATCCCGCACGCGGCGGGCGCTGGCATGGCGATGAACTACCGCGGCGACGAGAACGCCGCCCTCTGTTACTTCGGCGACGGGGCGACGAGCGAGGGCGACTTCCACGAAGGGCTGAACTTTGCGGGCGTGTTCGACGCGCCGGTCGTCTTCTTCTGTGAGAACAACAACTGGGCCATCAGCCTCCCGCGACACAAACAGACCGCGAGCGAGAGCATCGCGGTGAAAGCGCAGGCCTACGGATTCGACGGCGTGCAGGTCGACGGCAACGACCCGCTGGCGGTTCGCCAGACGGTCACCGAAGCGCTCGAATCCGCCCGACACGGCGAACCCGTCCTCGTGGAGAGTCTGACCTACCGACAGGGTGCCCACACCACGAGCGACGACCCGAGCAAGTACGAGGACGTGGAGAAGGAACTCCCGGCGTGGCGGAAGATGGACCCCCTCGAACGCTACGAGTCGTGGCTCACAGAACAGGACCTCATCACCGACGAGTTCGTGGAGGAGGTCCACGACGAGGCGGACGAACAACTCGCCGAAGCCGTCGAGGAAGCGGAGGCCGTCGAAGACGTGGACCCGCACGACGTGTTCGACCGGGTGTACGCCGACCTCCCGCCGCGACTCCGCGAGCAGCGCGGGTGGCTCGATTCGTTCCTCGAAGACCACGACGTGTACGAACTGGAACACTGA
- a CDS encoding Lrp/AsnC ligand binding domain-containing protein — MVHAFIMVNTAAGKSQGLLDSVRELENVGEAHIVAGDYDIVVEVDADEVYEVLQTSSSSIQGLDGVVDTKTYISID; from the coding sequence ATGGTGCATGCATTTATCATGGTGAACACGGCCGCAGGAAAGTCACAGGGATTGCTCGATTCGGTGCGCGAGTTGGAGAACGTCGGGGAGGCACACATCGTCGCCGGGGATTACGACATCGTCGTCGAGGTGGACGCGGACGAGGTGTACGAAGTACTCCAGACTTCCTCCTCGTCGATTCAGGGACTCGACGGCGTCGTGGACACGAAAACGTACATCTCCATCGATTGA
- a CDS encoding TrkA family potassium uptake protein, with amino-acid sequence MRFVIIGAGRVGLRTARVLREEGHEVTLVENDTTKAKRARTDGFEVIEGDGSREAVLQQANLDDADALGGLTGDLNVNFAACLIGKHHGCRTILRIDEDYREDIYRKYASDVDEVVYPERLGAIGAKNALLGGNIRAIADIAQNLQVVELTITEESPMRGYSISELELPANSRVLAFGKRDERMGIPLSDDSLEVGDRVAVLADFDVLGDVRKILVGDGSRATPAGGI; translated from the coding sequence ATGCGATTCGTTATCATAGGTGCCGGGAGGGTCGGCCTACGAACCGCTCGTGTCCTCCGCGAGGAGGGACACGAGGTGACGTTGGTCGAAAACGACACGACGAAGGCAAAGCGTGCGCGCACCGACGGTTTCGAGGTCATCGAAGGGGATGGGTCGCGTGAGGCGGTGCTCCAACAGGCGAATCTCGATGATGCGGACGCGCTGGGTGGGTTGACGGGTGATCTGAACGTCAACTTCGCGGCTTGTTTGATCGGTAAACACCACGGCTGTCGGACCATCCTCCGGATCGACGAGGATTACCGCGAGGACATCTACCGGAAGTACGCGAGCGACGTGGACGAGGTCGTCTATCCGGAACGCCTCGGCGCGATCGGCGCGAAGAACGCGCTCCTCGGCGGAAACATCCGTGCGATCGCCGATATCGCACAGAACTTGCAGGTGGTCGAACTCACCATCACCGAGGAATCTCCCATGCGCGGGTACTCCATCAGCGAACTCGAACTCCCCGCGAACTCGCGCGTTCTCGCGTTCGGCAAGCGCGACGAACGGATGGGGATTCCGCTCTCCGACGACTCGCTCGAAGTCGGTGACAGGGTCGCCGTCCTCGCCGACTTCGACGTCCTGGGTGACGTCCGCAAAATCCTCGTCGGCGACGGTAGTCGAGCGACTCCGGCAGGAGGTATTTAA
- a CDS encoding Lrp/AsnC family transcriptional regulator translates to MVAAYIMVKANTGEADRLKNAILDIEGVEDAHIVAGDVDIIVKVDVDNPAEVKTVAADGIQGVQGVEDTQTYISMD, encoded by the coding sequence ATGGTTGCCGCATACATCATGGTCAAGGCGAATACGGGCGAGGCGGACCGACTGAAGAACGCGATTCTCGACATTGAGGGGGTCGAGGACGCCCACATCGTCGCCGGGGACGTCGACATCATCGTCAAGGTCGATGTCGACAACCCCGCCGAAGTCAAGACCGTCGCTGCCGACGGTATTCAGGGCGTACAGGGCGTCGAGGACACCCAAACGTACATCTCGATGGATTGA
- a CDS encoding DUF5813 family protein — protein MNRKDAVERAFRLHDGFEDDDEEYVVTTTPFDGSVTVDDSIEVTVRMPTLSAVVTDEPVADVVESGWFETLELRLEDAHSVVSADDATPPTVERDGDEVVLSVEFSGSDKAADDAKAIVDFAEGTWMQGIVPGYEYGEPAAGMLNRAHQQYD, from the coding sequence ATGAATCGGAAGGACGCGGTCGAACGGGCGTTTCGTCTCCACGACGGATTCGAAGACGACGACGAGGAGTACGTCGTAACCACGACGCCGTTCGACGGCTCTGTCACGGTGGACGATAGCATCGAAGTGACCGTACGAATGCCGACGTTGTCGGCCGTCGTGACGGACGAACCGGTCGCCGACGTGGTCGAATCCGGCTGGTTCGAAACGCTCGAACTACGGTTGGAAGACGCTCACAGCGTCGTTTCGGCGGACGATGCGACGCCGCCGACGGTCGAGCGCGACGGGGACGAAGTAGTTCTCTCGGTCGAGTTCTCGGGGAGCGACAAGGCGGCCGACGACGCCAAGGCTATCGTGGATTTCGCCGAGGGGACGTGGATGCAAGGGATCGTTCCGGGCTACGAGTACGGTGAGCCAGCGGCGGGAATGTTGAACCGGGCACACCAGCAGTACGACTGA
- a CDS encoding caspase family protein produces the protein MSDVPVSDTVGTSVQPLFQLRDDPVGLTIIDPLERSQYSIGTTRPVTPQPVPVEEFDAPVGAVARIRTDRIEFPFVISAYVRDESGELIAAVDYEKEVTLPSSEYYIELTTKVKTYLRVESSVTFELRGDEFHISFGDEVAVEIGARSDHTRPAGTVTTTTDPADVMAAVSTFGSALKTFSPERSFPTLRGHPPVVEFGDELRIPDDLQPPETGITIEVPPEYEFVFPVVPLAYYLGATVVPGETPRIVTNRGIHSLDHPERGFEGEVARVLKQTLFLDCLTRTEGLYRVELHEREQVGSMLDLDFAALYDASLAEQLDAYLDVPFSLIEDELPTWRLTLQLTAEAKNVAQLPYVLRDLPVIDVKTRSREAKSAVASPTAINEFTRTTETNPTYPSSPVPNERYVLPSDTDTLEHAWLGDGAPVGGNKLLPSGFEHRLDREESADDAKITIVCNDPKMRAEYQDTLYGNRDRLPFDVTVEQNCSTAELRNHLREPTDFFHYIGHVENEAFVCHDGLLHPADVGDIGVDMFLLNACRSYVPGKRLVEAGSVGGIVTYSEIGNAGATVIGRTIARLLNAGFPLRAALSIAKRRRLVGNQYVVVGDGGIQVVQSESAPTIFFVEPLGGDEYEFRMRMFPTSRNPIGSFAMPFIDGVERYFLVGGDLPTFTLTGDELQRCFGLAETPVMYDDEMRWSSEIDVRRDLS, from the coding sequence ATGAGTGACGTACCCGTTTCCGATACCGTCGGAACAAGCGTCCAACCTCTCTTCCAACTACGGGACGACCCCGTCGGGTTGACCATCATCGACCCACTCGAACGGAGTCAGTACTCGATCGGTACGACTCGACCGGTGACCCCACAACCCGTCCCGGTCGAAGAGTTCGACGCACCGGTCGGTGCCGTCGCTCGCATCCGGACGGATCGGATCGAGTTCCCGTTCGTCATCTCCGCCTACGTCCGCGACGAATCCGGGGAACTGATCGCCGCTGTCGACTACGAAAAGGAAGTAACGCTCCCCAGCAGTGAGTATTACATCGAACTGACGACGAAGGTGAAGACGTATTTACGCGTCGAATCGTCCGTCACGTTCGAGCTTCGGGGCGACGAATTCCACATCTCGTTCGGCGACGAAGTCGCCGTCGAAATCGGCGCTCGGTCGGACCACACCCGACCGGCGGGAACGGTGACGACGACGACCGATCCGGCGGACGTGATGGCCGCCGTCTCGACGTTCGGGTCGGCGTTGAAGACGTTCTCCCCCGAGCGCTCGTTTCCGACCCTCAGGGGCCATCCCCCGGTGGTCGAATTCGGCGACGAACTTCGGATTCCGGACGACCTGCAACCACCGGAGACGGGCATCACCATCGAAGTTCCACCCGAATACGAGTTCGTTTTCCCCGTCGTCCCGCTCGCGTACTATCTCGGGGCGACCGTCGTTCCCGGCGAGACACCCCGAATCGTCACGAACAGGGGCATCCACTCGCTCGATCATCCCGAACGGGGGTTCGAGGGCGAAGTGGCGCGGGTCCTCAAACAGACGCTGTTCCTCGACTGTCTCACCCGAACGGAGGGACTGTATCGAGTCGAGTTGCACGAACGCGAGCAGGTCGGATCGATGCTCGATCTCGACTTTGCAGCCCTCTACGATGCGTCGCTCGCCGAGCAACTCGATGCGTATCTCGACGTACCGTTTTCGCTCATCGAGGACGAACTTCCGACGTGGCGGCTCACGCTACAACTTACCGCCGAAGCCAAAAACGTAGCACAGCTCCCGTACGTCCTCAGGGACTTGCCGGTTATCGACGTGAAGACACGGAGCCGAGAAGCGAAAAGCGCGGTCGCATCACCGACTGCTATCAACGAATTCACGCGGACGACGGAAACGAACCCGACGTATCCGTCGTCACCGGTTCCGAACGAACGGTACGTCCTCCCGTCGGACACCGACACGCTCGAACACGCGTGGCTCGGGGACGGTGCACCGGTCGGTGGAAACAAATTGCTCCCGTCCGGGTTCGAACACCGGTTGGACCGCGAGGAGTCGGCGGACGACGCCAAAATCACCATCGTCTGCAACGACCCGAAGATGCGGGCGGAGTATCAGGATACCCTGTACGGCAACCGCGACCGACTGCCGTTCGACGTGACCGTCGAACAGAACTGCTCGACGGCGGAGCTTCGAAACCATCTTCGAGAACCGACGGACTTCTTCCACTACATCGGCCACGTCGAAAACGAGGCGTTCGTCTGCCACGACGGACTGCTCCACCCCGCCGATGTCGGAGACATCGGCGTGGACATGTTCCTGTTGAACGCGTGTCGGTCCTACGTCCCCGGAAAGCGACTCGTCGAGGCGGGAAGCGTCGGCGGCATCGTCACGTACAGCGAGATAGGAAACGCCGGCGCGACGGTCATCGGACGGACGATTGCCAGACTGCTCAACGCCGGGTTCCCGCTCCGGGCGGCGCTTTCGATCGCCAAGCGTCGCCGACTCGTCGGCAATCAGTACGTCGTCGTGGGTGACGGCGGCATCCAAGTCGTCCAGTCGGAGAGTGCACCGACCATCTTCTTCGTCGAACCGTTGGGCGGCGACGAGTACGAGTTCCGTATGCGCATGTTTCCGACGAGTCGGAACCCGATCGGATCGTTCGCCATGCCGTTCATCGACGGCGTAGAACGATACTTCCTCGTCGGCGGCGATCTCCCGACGTTCACGCTCACGGGAGACGAACTGCAACGGTGTTTCGGTCTCGCGGAGACGCCGGTCATGTACGACGACGAGATGCGGTGGTCGTCCGAGATCGACGTCCGTCGGGACCTCTCGTAA
- a CDS encoding HalOD1 output domain-containing protein, whose amino-acid sequence MNEDGPSDERDVHRVQHDLTGPQSLSTTVTVAVADVAGVEPSDIPEQLYDVIDPEALDRLFKPRDDGVARRGGRLSFSLYGHHVTIRGDGTITVQPGLARIKQLGGNLLVVGAVPDSVIDAASVPLLGEMAHDRTRLFALHDRSIATARSRLAMANGMGSNAHVVDYHTGARSAGTESTMSDTLTVERVDGDIGEFRNRIIETIDKLDESHGGFAPAELRFCFDTLRPLVENHDDAEVDAFLGPICERIKDVAGMAHYVLPIERESPQVTAIAHKFDAIIELRAGESGPEQRWYLRETNHTTEWFDL is encoded by the coding sequence ATGAACGAGGATGGTCCCTCTGACGAACGCGACGTCCATCGCGTGCAACACGACCTTACCGGCCCGCAGTCTCTCAGTACGACGGTAACGGTGGCTGTTGCGGACGTGGCGGGTGTCGAACCTTCGGACATCCCCGAACAACTCTACGACGTCATCGATCCGGAGGCGCTCGACAGGCTCTTCAAACCACGCGACGACGGCGTGGCGCGACGGGGTGGACGACTCTCGTTTTCGCTGTACGGTCATCACGTGACCATCCGTGGTGACGGAACCATCACGGTGCAACCCGGCTTGGCGCGTATCAAGCAACTCGGGGGGAATCTCCTCGTCGTCGGGGCGGTTCCGGATTCCGTGATCGACGCGGCCAGCGTTCCGCTTCTCGGTGAGATGGCACACGATCGGACGCGACTCTTCGCGCTCCACGACCGGAGCATCGCGACGGCACGCAGTCGCCTCGCGATGGCCAACGGCATGGGTTCCAACGCTCACGTCGTGGACTATCATACCGGTGCGCGGTCCGCTGGCACCGAATCGACGATGTCGGACACCCTGACCGTCGAACGCGTCGACGGCGATATCGGTGAGTTTCGAAACAGGATCATCGAGACCATCGATAAACTCGACGAGAGTCATGGGGGCTTTGCCCCTGCGGAGCTTCGATTCTGCTTCGACACGCTCCGTCCGTTGGTGGAAAACCACGACGACGCCGAAGTCGATGCGTTCCTCGGTCCGATCTGCGAGCGCATCAAGGACGTCGCCGGAATGGCCCACTACGTTCTCCCCATCGAGCGAGAGTCTCCCCAAGTCACCGCGATAGCCCACAAGTTCGACGCGATAATCGAACTCCGCGCGGGGGAGAGCGGCCCGGAACAGCGCTGGTATCTCCGTGAAACGAATCATACGACCGAGTGGTTCGACCTCTGA